In Wenyingzhuangia fucanilytica, the following are encoded in one genomic region:
- a CDS encoding electron transfer flavoprotein subunit alpha/FixB family protein, whose product MSVLVYADSSEGKFKKTALEVVSYGKAVANQLDTELTVVTVNATQPEELQNYGANKILNVNNSDLNVFNAKIYAGIIIEAAFTSNTNIIIVSSNTDGKYLAPLVAARFNAGYVSNAVEVPSNTSPFTIKRKVFSNKAFSNTVITADSKVIGLAKNSFGIKENPTTAEIEEFSPALLTSSIKSESVEKASGKIAIADADIVVSGGRGLKAAENFKMIEDLAEVLGAATACSKPVSDMGWRPHGEHVGQTGKPVAANLYIAVAISGAIQHLAGVNASKTKVVINTDPEAPFFKAADYGIVGDAFEVVPQLIEKLKAFKAENA is encoded by the coding sequence ATGTCTGTATTAGTATACGCTGATAGTAGCGAAGGAAAATTTAAGAAAACTGCTTTAGAGGTAGTTTCTTACGGAAAAGCAGTAGCCAATCAATTAGACACTGAATTAACAGTAGTTACTGTAAACGCAACTCAACCCGAAGAGTTACAAAATTATGGTGCCAATAAAATATTAAATGTTAACAATAGTGACCTTAATGTTTTTAACGCAAAAATATACGCAGGAATTATTATAGAAGCTGCATTTACAAGCAATACCAACATTATTATTGTTAGCAGCAATACTGATGGAAAATATCTTGCTCCATTAGTTGCCGCAAGGTTTAACGCTGGATACGTTTCTAACGCAGTAGAAGTTCCAAGCAACACAAGTCCTTTTACTATAAAACGTAAAGTTTTTTCTAACAAGGCATTTAGCAACACCGTAATTACTGCAGATAGTAAAGTTATTGGTTTAGCAAAAAATTCTTTTGGAATTAAGGAGAACCCTACAACTGCAGAGATTGAAGAATTCTCTCCTGCTTTGTTAACTTCAAGCATCAAATCAGAATCTGTAGAAAAAGCTTCTGGAAAAATTGCCATTGCTGATGCTGATATTGTTGTATCTGGAGGTAGAGGTTTAAAAGCCGCAGAAAACTTTAAAATGATTGAAGATTTAGCAGAAGTTTTAGGTGCCGCTACCGCTTGTTCTAAACCAGTTTCTGACATGGGATGGAGACCACACGGAGAACATGTAGGACAAACAGGAAAACCAGTAGCCGCTAATTTATATATTGCTGTTGCTATTTCTGGTGCTATTCAACATTTGGCAGGAGTAAATGCCTCTAAAACCAAAGTAGTCATCAACACAGACCCTGAAGCTCCTTTCTTTAAAGCAGCTGATTACGGAATTGTAGGTGATGCTTTTGAAGTTGTTCCACAATTGATTGAAAAATTAAAAGCGTTTAAAGCAGAAAACGCATAA
- a CDS encoding electron transfer flavoprotein subunit beta/FixA family protein, which yields MKILVCISHVPDTTSKINFTDDSTKFDTNGVQFVINPYDEFALTRAIWFQEKQGASVTVVNVGDAGSEPTLRKALAIGADEAIRIDATPTDGFFVAQQIAEIFKSGGYDLILTGKESIDYNGGMVPGLLASFLDIDYINGCIGLEIENNNVNASREIDGGVEKLSASLPIIIAGQKGLVEEKDLKIPNMRGIMMARKKPLTVVAPLESTSTTQIQNFEKSAEKSACKMVDANNLDELINLLHNEAKVI from the coding sequence ATGAAAATATTAGTTTGTATAAGTCACGTCCCAGACACTACTTCTAAAATCAATTTTACCGATGATTCGACAAAATTTGATACAAATGGGGTACAATTTGTTATAAATCCTTACGATGAGTTTGCTTTAACTAGGGCTATCTGGTTTCAAGAAAAACAAGGAGCATCGGTTACTGTTGTAAATGTTGGTGATGCAGGTAGTGAACCAACACTAAGAAAAGCATTGGCTATTGGAGCTGATGAAGCTATAAGAATAGATGCTACTCCTACAGATGGTTTTTTTGTTGCTCAACAGATTGCAGAAATCTTTAAATCAGGAGGGTATGATTTAATTTTAACAGGTAAAGAATCTATTGATTACAATGGAGGAATGGTTCCTGGATTACTTGCCTCTTTCTTAGATATTGATTACATTAATGGTTGTATTGGTTTAGAAATCGAGAACAACAATGTTAATGCATCAAGAGAAATTGATGGTGGTGTAGAAAAATTAAGCGCTTCGTTACCAATTATTATTGCTGGACAAAAAGGATTGGTAGAGGAAAAAGACCTTAAAATTCCTAACATGAGAGGAATTATGATGGCTCGTAAAAAACCTTTAACTGTTGTAGCTCCGCTAGAAAGTACTTCAACAACTCAAATTCAAAACTTTGAGAAAAGTGCAGAAAAAAGTGCTTGTAAAATGGTTGACGCAAACAACTTAGACGAGTTGATCAATTTACTTCACAACGAAGCAAAAGTAATTTAA
- a CDS encoding bifunctional nuclease family protein has protein sequence MSLVQLDIRGISYSQTQTGAYALVLSEVDGERTLPIVIGAFEAQSIAIALESEITPPRPLTHDLFKTFAESYNIRVKEVIIHKLVDGVFFSSMICIQNDEEKVFDARTSDAIALAIRFNTPIYTYQNILDKAGIILKQEDFSDAPEEENRIEEEEDEITDLLNSSKPEDLKQAYQNISTQELEKKLNTAIEKEDYETAAKIRDELNRR, from the coding sequence ATGAGTTTAGTTCAGTTAGACATAAGAGGAATATCCTATAGCCAAACACAAACTGGTGCATATGCCCTAGTATTAAGCGAGGTAGACGGAGAAAGAACCCTTCCAATTGTTATTGGGGCTTTTGAGGCTCAATCTATTGCCATTGCTTTAGAAAGCGAAATAACGCCACCAAGACCTTTAACTCACGATTTATTTAAAACATTTGCAGAGTCTTATAACATTCGTGTAAAAGAAGTTATCATTCACAAATTAGTCGATGGTGTCTTTTTCTCTAGTATGATTTGTATTCAAAACGATGAAGAAAAAGTTTTTGATGCCAGAACTTCTGATGCAATTGCATTGGCTATTCGTTTTAACACACCTATTTATACTTACCAAAACATATTAGACAAAGCTGGTATTATTCTTAAACAAGAAGATTTTTCTGATGCACCAGAGGAAGAAAATCGAATTGAGGAAGAAGAGGATGAGATTACTGATTTGCTTAACAGTTCTAAACCAGAAGATTTAAAACAAGCATATCAAAATATTTCTACTCAAGAATTAGAAAAGAAACTAAATACTGCCATAGAAAAAGAAGACTATGAAACTGCAGCAAAAATTAGAGACGAACTAAACAGAAGATAA
- a CDS encoding outer membrane beta-barrel family protein, translating into MNKILLLLTLFTQIAFSQTGKNYISGIIINKNTNEPVPYVTVYAKSGNEIKTNLSDELGAFSIQNLSNKQYILTIEAIGYKTINRTINFNGSSFVDLKKILINENVEALNTVVIRAETSTVTQKIDRLVINVGKDLTSVGAAAADVLNNVQSVSVDQQTGELSLRGNTNVRVLIDGKPTNIPTDQLLQQIPSSTIKNIELITNPSAKYNPEGNSGIINIELIKNSRLGINGSVSSTSQYGRNFTQTGGVNLNYKTKHVNFYGNYNVNGGKKNTFGSLERRSPSTNYQDIDGNDDFLNQLFKIGADIDITKKTSFGISTSQSFVDLDYQNNTKISDTQNSPILSDNQFTFTRKPKNQTYNVGIYQQFGEDKDHMLSIETMYSKRTQPENSNWANNISPNDKSSNYTEDISNNNDLTLINLDYTKPFAKDSYIEAGLELREENTDNQNFSTQEVLDSNSNTVSRDLSNFTYTRKIYSAYFNYKQQFNALGIQAGLRAESYNINGDFHTDVDNQNSSINQKVNSLYPSFFATYELNDDNQIQLSYSRRVDRPSIKQVTPIRSWGTPLVVSRGNPDLKQEFTNSLEVRYNREVGIGNVSATAFFRNTKDNISRTVSVDPTQPDRAILSYDNFDDTNSYGFELAAYLRIQNWWRLNASTDFYTRKIKGFVANENRSVTNNRFNFRASNTFTATDKLTFQLSTMYRGASESLQRTRKPMYMVNTGASYKVLKDKGTLSLGLSDIFNTFGVKFSSDAPFDQDGQFKWESRKVTLGFVYNFGIKPKEKESRRNQQDHEGDSGGDMF; encoded by the coding sequence ATGAATAAAATTTTATTACTACTTACCCTATTTACACAAATTGCATTTTCACAAACAGGAAAAAACTACATTTCAGGAATCATTATTAACAAAAACACCAATGAACCTGTTCCTTATGTTACCGTGTACGCTAAAAGTGGTAATGAAATTAAAACCAATTTATCTGATGAGTTAGGAGCTTTTAGTATACAGAATCTTAGTAACAAGCAATATATATTAACCATTGAAGCTATTGGTTATAAAACCATCAACAGAACTATTAACTTTAACGGAAGTTCTTTTGTTGACCTTAAAAAAATATTGATAAACGAAAATGTAGAAGCTTTAAATACAGTCGTGATTAGAGCGGAAACTTCTACTGTTACTCAAAAAATTGACAGACTTGTCATTAATGTTGGAAAAGATTTAACCTCCGTAGGGGCTGCTGCTGCAGATGTATTAAACAATGTACAATCTGTTTCTGTAGATCAGCAAACAGGAGAGCTTTCTTTACGAGGTAACACCAATGTTAGAGTCTTAATTGACGGAAAACCCACCAATATTCCAACAGATCAATTATTACAACAAATTCCCTCTAGTACTATTAAAAATATTGAGTTAATTACCAATCCATCCGCCAAATACAATCCAGAAGGAAATAGTGGTATCATCAATATAGAATTGATAAAAAATTCTCGATTAGGTATTAATGGTAGTGTTTCATCTACCAGTCAATACGGAAGAAACTTTACTCAAACAGGAGGTGTTAATCTAAATTATAAAACCAAACATGTAAATTTCTACGGAAACTATAATGTTAACGGCGGAAAGAAAAATACTTTTGGAAGTTTAGAGCGAAGAAGCCCAAGTACAAATTATCAAGACATTGACGGAAATGATGATTTTTTAAATCAGCTTTTTAAAATTGGTGCCGATATAGACATCACTAAAAAAACTAGTTTTGGAATTTCTACCTCACAAAGTTTTGTTGATTTAGATTATCAAAACAACACCAAAATATCGGATACTCAAAACTCACCAATACTGAGTGACAATCAATTTACTTTTACAAGAAAACCAAAAAATCAAACATATAACGTTGGTATTTACCAACAATTTGGAGAAGATAAAGACCATATGTTAAGTATTGAAACCATGTACAGCAAACGTACACAACCAGAAAACAGTAATTGGGCAAACAATATTTCTCCAAATGATAAAAGCAGTAATTACACCGAAGATATCTCTAACAATAATGATTTAACGTTAATCAACTTAGACTACACCAAACCTTTTGCTAAAGACAGTTATATTGAAGCTGGTTTGGAACTTAGAGAAGAAAATACTGATAATCAAAACTTTTCTACCCAAGAAGTTTTAGACAGCAATAGTAATACTGTATCAAGAGATTTATCAAATTTTACTTATACTAGAAAAATATATTCTGCATACTTTAACTATAAACAACAGTTTAATGCTTTAGGAATTCAAGCAGGATTAAGAGCAGAATCATATAATATTAATGGAGATTTTCACACAGATGTAGACAATCAAAATAGCAGCATTAACCAAAAAGTTAATTCTTTATATCCATCATTTTTTGCAACATACGAGTTAAATGATGACAATCAAATTCAGTTGAGTTATTCTCGTAGGGTAGATAGACCCTCTATCAAACAAGTTACTCCTATTCGTTCTTGGGGAACTCCTTTGGTGGTTTCTAGAGGAAACCCAGATTTAAAACAAGAATTCACCAATTCTTTAGAAGTAAGATATAATCGTGAAGTTGGTATCGGAAATGTTTCTGCCACAGCGTTTTTTAGAAACACCAAAGATAATATTAGCAGAACGGTATCTGTAGATCCTACCCAACCTGATAGAGCTATTTTATCATATGACAATTTTGATGATACCAATAGTTACGGGTTTGAATTAGCCGCTTATTTACGCATACAAAATTGGTGGCGTTTAAATGCTAGTACAGATTTTTATACTAGAAAAATTAAAGGATTTGTAGCAAATGAAAACAGAAGTGTAACCAACAATCGTTTTAATTTTAGAGCGAGTAACACCTTTACCGCAACCGATAAATTAACTTTTCAATTATCTACTATGTACAGAGGAGCTAGCGAAAGTTTACAAAGAACCAGAAAACCAATGTACATGGTAAATACAGGTGCTAGTTACAAAGTATTAAAAGACAAAGGAACACTTTCTTTAGGACTATCAGACATCTTTAACACCTTTGGAGTAAAGTTTAGTTCTGATGCTCCATTTGATCAAGATGGACAATTTAAATGGGAAAGTCGTAAAGTAACTTTAGGATTTGTATACAACTTTGGTATAAAACCTAAGGAAAAAGAAAGCCGAAGAAATCAACAAGATCACGAAGGAGATTCAGGTGGCGATATGTTTTAA
- a CDS encoding thymidylate synthase, which produces MKQYLDLIKHIQENGVQKGDRTGTGTKSVFGYQMRFDLSEGFPMVTTKKLHLKSIIHELLWFLKGETNIGYLKEHNVKIWDAWADENGDLGPVYGHQWRNWNSEEIDQISELIETLKTNPNSRRMIVSAWNPSVLPDTSISFAENVANNKAALPPCHAFFQFYVAEGKLSCQLYQRSADVFLGVPFNIASYALLVLMIAQVVGLEPGEFIHTFGDAHIYNNHFEQIALQLSRDPKPLPKMILNPEIKNIFDFTYEDFTLVDYDPHPLIKGKVSV; this is translated from the coding sequence ATGAAACAATACTTAGATTTAATCAAGCACATTCAAGAAAACGGAGTACAAAAAGGAGACCGTACTGGAACCGGAACTAAGAGTGTTTTTGGTTACCAAATGCGTTTTGATTTATCTGAAGGTTTTCCAATGGTAACTACAAAAAAACTACACTTAAAATCCATCATTCACGAGTTGCTTTGGTTCTTAAAAGGAGAAACCAATATTGGATACTTAAAAGAACACAATGTAAAAATATGGGATGCTTGGGCAGATGAAAATGGAGATTTAGGACCTGTATACGGACATCAATGGCGTAATTGGAATAGCGAAGAAATTGATCAAATATCTGAGTTAATTGAAACCTTAAAAACCAATCCTAACAGCAGAAGAATGATTGTTTCTGCATGGAACCCAAGTGTATTGCCAGACACAAGTATTTCTTTTGCAGAAAACGTTGCCAATAACAAAGCTGCCTTACCTCCTTGCCATGCTTTCTTTCAGTTTTATGTTGCCGAGGGTAAATTGTCTTGTCAATTATATCAACGTAGTGCCGATGTGTTTTTAGGCGTTCCTTTTAACATTGCATCATACGCATTATTAGTTTTAATGATTGCACAAGTGGTTGGTTTAGAACCTGGAGAATTTATTCACACTTTTGGTGATGCTCATATTTACAACAATCATTTTGAACAAATAGCGTTACAATTAAGTAGGGATCCTAAACCTTTACCTAAAATGATTTTAAATCCAGAAATTAAAAATATTTTTGATTTTACCTATGAGGATTTCACTTTAGTAGATTATGATCCACATCCATTAATTAAAGGAAAAGTATCTGTATAA
- a CDS encoding dihydrofolate reductase, with protein sequence MITLIAAIGDNNELGKDNDLIWHLPADLKRFKQITTGHHIIMGRKTYESIGKPLPNRTTIVISRNKDYKVDGCITTHSLESAIEIAKQDDNAFVIGGAKIYEKAIDIVDELDICEVHNSFDADVFFPNINPNIWEETKREEFKSDEKNIYDYSFVKYRRRN encoded by the coding sequence ATGATTACACTAATTGCTGCCATAGGAGACAACAACGAGTTAGGAAAAGACAACGACTTAATTTGGCATTTACCTGCCGATTTAAAAAGATTTAAACAAATAACTACTGGTCACCATATTATTATGGGACGTAAAACATATGAGTCTATTGGTAAACCTTTACCAAACAGAACCACTATTGTTATTAGCCGAAATAAAGATTATAAGGTTGATGGTTGCATTACAACTCACTCATTAGAAAGCGCTATTGAAATTGCCAAACAAGATGATAATGCCTTTGTTATTGGTGGAGCTAAAATTTATGAAAAAGCAATCGACATAGTAGACGAACTAGATATTTGCGAAGTCCATAATTCTTTTGATGCTGATGTATTCTTTCCTAATATCAATCCTAATATTTGGGAAGAAACAAAAAGAGAAGAGTTTAAGTCAGATGAAAAGAATATTTACGACTACAGTTTTGTAAAATATAGAAGAAGAAATTAA
- the htpG gene encoding molecular chaperone HtpG encodes MAKGNINVSVENIFPLIKKFLYSDHEIFLRELISNGTDATLKLQHLITIGEAEGVELGDAKLEVKIDKEGKKLHIIDQGLGMTEDEVEKYINQIAFSGAEEFIEKYKDKVEDSGIIGHFGLGFYSAFMVAEKVELITKSYKDAPAVKWSCDGSPNYELEQVEKSERGTEIILHIAEDSLDFLEESKISGLLTKYNRFNQVPIKFGTKKVNDPNFEPKVVKKEDGTEEKEPHKQIDVDNIINNTNPAWTKKPSDLEGDDYKNFYRELYPMQFEEPLFNIHLNVDYPFNLTGILYFPKLSKNMDMQKDRIQLYQNQVFVTDNVEGIVPDFLQMLKGVIDSPDIPLNVSRSYLQADGAVKKISGYITKKIADKLSSIYKKDREAFEGYWDDIKVIIEYGMLSDEKFFEKANKFALYPTTDGGYLTIEEIKEQFKDAQTDKDGKLVVLYAANKQAQHSFIQSANDKGYKVLLLDSPIVSHLIQKLEQTNENVTFVRVDADHVDNLIKKDDNVISKLSDEEKDKLKPIIEAAVPKENYTVQLEAMDSNASPFIITVPEFMRRMKEMSATGGGGMFGMENMPEMYNLVVNTNNELVSDILAADEDKQKALISQAFDLAKLSQNLLHGEELTKFIKRSYELIK; translated from the coding sequence ATGGCTAAAGGAAACATTAATGTATCGGTAGAAAACATCTTTCCATTAATTAAAAAGTTCTTATACTCTGACCACGAAATCTTTTTACGTGAGTTAATTTCTAACGGAACAGACGCTACTTTAAAATTACAACACTTAATTACTATTGGAGAAGCAGAAGGTGTTGAATTAGGGGATGCTAAATTAGAAGTGAAAATTGATAAAGAAGGTAAAAAACTTCATATTATCGATCAAGGTTTAGGGATGACAGAAGATGAGGTTGAAAAATACATCAACCAAATTGCCTTTTCTGGAGCTGAAGAATTTATTGAAAAATACAAAGACAAAGTAGAAGACTCAGGAATTATTGGTCACTTTGGATTAGGATTCTACTCTGCATTTATGGTTGCAGAAAAAGTAGAATTAATTACAAAATCTTACAAAGATGCTCCTGCTGTAAAATGGTCTTGTGATGGTTCTCCAAACTACGAACTAGAACAAGTAGAAAAATCAGAAAGAGGAACTGAAATTATTTTACATATTGCAGAAGATTCTTTAGACTTTTTAGAAGAATCTAAAATCTCTGGATTACTTACTAAATACAACCGCTTTAACCAAGTGCCAATTAAATTTGGTACTAAAAAGGTAAACGACCCTAACTTTGAGCCAAAAGTTGTTAAAAAAGAAGACGGTACCGAAGAAAAAGAACCTCACAAACAAATTGATGTAGATAACATCATCAACAACACAAATCCTGCATGGACTAAAAAGCCATCAGATTTAGAAGGTGATGATTATAAAAACTTCTATCGTGAATTGTATCCAATGCAATTTGAAGAGCCATTGTTTAACATTCACTTAAACGTAGACTATCCATTTAACTTAACAGGTATTTTATACTTTCCTAAGTTGTCTAAAAACATGGATATGCAAAAGGATAGAATTCAATTATACCAAAACCAAGTATTTGTTACAGATAATGTAGAAGGAATTGTTCCTGATTTCTTACAAATGTTAAAAGGTGTTATTGATTCTCCAGATATTCCATTAAACGTATCTCGTTCTTACCTACAAGCCGATGGTGCTGTTAAAAAGATTTCTGGATACATCACTAAAAAAATTGCAGACAAATTAAGTTCTATCTACAAAAAAGATAGAGAAGCTTTTGAAGGTTACTGGGATGACATCAAAGTTATTATTGAGTACGGAATGTTATCTGACGAAAAATTCTTTGAAAAAGCTAACAAATTTGCCTTATACCCAACAACAGATGGTGGTTATTTAACTATAGAGGAAATCAAAGAGCAATTTAAAGATGCTCAGACTGACAAAGATGGTAAATTAGTAGTATTGTACGCAGCTAACAAACAAGCACAACACAGCTTTATTCAATCTGCTAACGACAAAGGATACAAAGTATTATTACTAGACTCTCCAATTGTTTCTCACTTAATTCAAAAATTAGAGCAAACTAACGAGAACGTAACTTTTGTACGTGTAGATGCTGACCATGTTGATAATTTAATTAAGAAAGACGACAACGTAATTTCTAAATTATCTGATGAAGAAAAAGACAAGTTAAAGCCAATTATTGAAGCTGCTGTACCTAAAGAAAACTATACTGTGCAGTTAGAAGCTATGGATTCTAACGCTTCTCCATTTATAATTACCGTTCCAGAATTTATGCGTAGAATGAAAGAAATGAGCGCTACTGGAGGTGGTGGAATGTTTGGAATGGAAAACATGCCAGAAATGTACAACTTGGTAGTAAATACAAACAACGAATTGGTTTCTGATATTTTAGCTGCCGATGAAGACAAACAAAAAGCTTTAATTTCTCAAGCTTTTGATTTGGCTAAATTATCTCAAAACCTTTTACATGGTGAAGAGTTAACCAAATTCATCAAACGTAGTTATGAACTAATCAAATAA
- a CDS encoding pyruvate dehydrogenase complex E1 component subunit beta, which produces MKTIQFREAICEAMSEEMRLDESVYLIGEEVAEYNGAYKASKGMLDEFGEKRVIDAPIAELGFGGIAVGSTMTGNRPIVEYMTFNFALVGIDQIINNAAKIRQMSGGQFPCPIVFRGPTASAGQLGATHSQAFENWFANTPGLKVVVPSNPYDAKGLLKASIRDNDPVIFMESEQMYGDKGEVPEGEYIIPLGVADIKRKGTDVTVVSFGKIIKEAYKAAEILEKEGISIEIIDLRTVRPMDTKAIIESVKKTNRLVILEEAWPFGSVATEIAYRVQEQAFDYLDAPIQRINTADTPAAYSPVLMEEWLPNAQDVIDAVKATLYVK; this is translated from the coding sequence ATGAAAACTATACAATTTAGAGAGGCAATTTGTGAAGCGATGAGCGAAGAAATGCGTTTAGATGAAAGCGTTTATTTGATTGGTGAAGAGGTTGCTGAATATAATGGAGCTTATAAAGCTTCAAAAGGGATGTTAGACGAGTTTGGAGAAAAACGTGTTATTGATGCACCAATTGCTGAATTAGGTTTTGGTGGTATTGCCGTAGGTTCTACTATGACAGGTAACAGACCAATTGTAGAGTATATGACCTTTAACTTTGCTTTGGTTGGTATTGATCAAATCATTAACAACGCAGCAAAAATCAGACAAATGTCTGGTGGTCAATTTCCTTGTCCAATCGTATTTAGAGGGCCAACTGCATCTGCAGGGCAATTAGGAGCTACTCACTCACAAGCTTTTGAAAACTGGTTTGCAAACACACCAGGATTAAAAGTTGTAGTACCATCTAACCCATATGACGCAAAAGGATTGTTAAAAGCATCTATTAGAGATAACGATCCAGTTATTTTTATGGAGTCTGAGCAAATGTATGGTGATAAAGGTGAAGTGCCAGAGGGAGAATACATTATTCCTTTAGGAGTTGCTGATATCAAAAGAAAAGGTACAGATGTAACTGTGGTTTCTTTCGGAAAAATTATTAAAGAGGCTTATAAAGCTGCTGAAATTTTAGAAAAAGAAGGAATTTCTATAGAGATTATCGACTTACGTACAGTTCGTCCTATGGATACTAAAGCTATTATAGAGTCTGTTAAGAAAACTAATCGTTTGGTAATTTTAGAAGAAGCTTGGCCATTTGGTTCAGTTGCTACTGAAATTGCATACAGAGTACAAGAACAAGCATTTGATTATTTAGATGCTCCAATTCAAAGAATCAACACTGCAGATACACCAGCAGCATATTCTCCAGTTTTAATGGAAGAGTGGTTGCCAAATGCACAAGACGTTATTGATGCTGTAAAAGCAACTTTATACGTAAAGTAA